DNA sequence from the Nitrososphaerota archaeon genome:
GAGCTCCCAGCGGGGTTCGCCTCTCACGTCCGCATCTGGACTCTCGAAGTGAGGACCCGAAAGCTCTCGAAGGCCGAGTCCGTGGACAGGAACAAGGCGAATGCTCTGAACAGTGACGCGCGGGCGAAGGCCCACGGCCCTGGCAACATCATCTGGTCCAAGGAAGGCATCTACTACCTCCAGGCGGACGCAGGCTCGGTACACGTCTACAGGGCGAGGCCGGGGGGAGAGCCAGAACTCGTCGTGGGCGGCAAGAGGAGCGTAGAGGGATACGATGTCAGAGACGGAAAGATCGCCTTCGTCGCCATGGACGACAGCCACCTCGAGGAGCTCTACCTGAAGTCGGGGAGGGAACGGGCTCTCTCTGCCCTCAACCAGAAGGTCTACGAGGAGTTGAACATACTTCAGCCGCGGCAGGTCTCCTTCAAGGCGAGCGACGGCGAATCCATAGACGGCTGGGTCCTGATGCCTGAGCGGAAAGGAAAGGTACCGGGGCTATTGTATGTGCACGGAGGACCGAAGACCGCGTTCGGGGACGCCTACATGCACGAATTCCAGGCCTTCGCTGCGGCTGGCTATGCAGTCGTCTACTTCAACCCTAGGGGGAGCGACGGTTACTCTGAGAAGTTTGCAGACATTCGAGGTAGGTACGGCACCAGGGACTACGACGACCTCATGGAGGGTCTTGACTGGGTCCTGAAGAAGTTCCCCCAGATTGACGGACGGCGGCTCGCAATCGCGGGAGGTTCATATGGCGGATTCATGACCAACTGGGCAATCGGGCACACCAAGAGGTTCAGGGCTGCCGTGGCGGACAGGAGCATCGCGAACTGGATCAGCTTCTGGGGGACTTCGGACATCGGGCCCCACTTCACAGAGGACCAGGTGGGCGGAGACCCATGGAGCGCCGAAGAGAAGCTGCTCAACGATTCGCCGCTCAGATACGCCCCCAACGTGGTAACGCCCCTGCTCTTGGTCCACTCCATGGAGGACTACAGATGCTGGATGGTTGAAGGGCTCGAGTTCTTCACCGCACTCAAGAAACTGGGGAAGGAGGCAGAACTGGTGCTCTTCCCAGGCGAGAGCCATGACCTCTCAAGGGTGGGCAAGCCGAAGCACCGGGTCTCGAGGCTGAACCACTACATCCGCTGGTTAGACGAACACCTGAAGCGCAACAATTAGGCGATTCAAGGTTGGACGGGATCACCATCGGGGTTTTCGGGAGCGAACCTGAAGCTCGGACCGCCTTCGCGTCCTCCGTCGGGAAGAAGAGTGAGGCCGAGGGGATAATCGTCTATCACAGGACTGAGGGGGGGAGAAGGGTGTCGTTCCTAGATACTGCCGACTTCCCCGACCGGATCCAGGGGTACGCTCGGATAGGCTCGATCGTCGACCGCGCCTTGTACCTCTTCCCGAAGTCTGGGAAGCTAACCGCGCCTGACGGGGAGCTCGCGATCCTGCTGGGGTCCATGGGGCTGAAAGGGACCCTGGAACTCCTGGATGCGTCGGCCAGCCCCGAGATGGCTAGAGGCGCACTGCAGGGCACGTCAGTTTCAGAGTTCCCCATCGAGGAGCGGAACTCTTCTTCGTCGGTCATCGACCTCTCAAACGCTACGCCACGCGGAGGCCAGCCTCGTAAAGGGACC
Encoded proteins:
- a CDS encoding S9 family peptidase, with protein sequence MLSEPSLSPDGNKVAFSARRANLKEDGYDSEVYVADTKRGNPELFTTGKKDYDPRWSPDGKSILFLSRRLFEKEDKGNALYVIGVKGGEARLVFKSKDGIDNPQWSPDCRTIYFLSFVSKKQKEDVKVIRRLTFWFNGIGFIYNRRKHLFKADIRTGKVKQLTKGQFDVADFALSNDGKRIAYLSSSDDLKPYIADVYVADLSSGNRKKLTRSDMEITALAWAPDDNSIAICGDELPAGFASHVRIWTLEVRTRKLSKAESVDRNKANALNSDARAKAHGPGNIIWSKEGIYYLQADAGSVHVYRARPGGEPELVVGGKRSVEGYDVRDGKIAFVAMDDSHLEELYLKSGRERALSALNQKVYEELNILQPRQVSFKASDGESIDGWVLMPERKGKVPGLLYVHGGPKTAFGDAYMHEFQAFAAAGYAVVYFNPRGSDGYSEKFADIRGRYGTRDYDDLMEGLDWVLKKFPQIDGRRLAIAGGSYGGFMTNWAIGHTKRFRAAVADRSIANWISFWGTSDIGPHFTEDQVGGDPWSAEEKLLNDSPLRYAPNVVTPLLLVHSMEDYRCWMVEGLEFFTALKKLGKEAELVLFPGESHDLSRVGKPKHRVSRLNHYIRWLDEHLKRNN